From Pandoraea norimbergensis, the proteins below share one genomic window:
- a CDS encoding phosphodiesterase, which yields MLLCQITDLHVSRPGALACERVDTARALRHAIATINRWSPRPDAVIATGDLVDTPHPSEYEVLRECLAELEIPLYLVVGNHDHRAALRATFPEHACLHGGMQSAGHADDDFVQYRVDLGPVTVLALDTQSPPNAGGHLCEARLAWLDAQLQACAGRPTIIAMHHPPFDTGIEFMDGLGLSVQGREGFAAVVSRYRHIERVICGHLHRSIHAVVPGAPGVMASTCVSTAHQISLGLAPGAPGSITLEPPGFAMHLWQPGAGVRTHLAYVGPFDGPFTFDGALVS from the coding sequence ATGTTGCTTTGCCAGATTACCGATCTTCACGTCAGCCGCCCGGGCGCGCTCGCTTGTGAGCGCGTCGACACAGCGCGCGCGCTGCGCCACGCGATTGCCACGATCAACCGGTGGTCGCCGCGCCCCGATGCGGTGATTGCCACCGGCGATCTCGTCGATACGCCACATCCATCGGAATACGAAGTATTGCGCGAGTGTCTCGCTGAGCTGGAAATTCCGCTGTATCTCGTCGTCGGTAACCATGACCATCGTGCCGCGTTGCGCGCCACGTTCCCCGAGCATGCGTGTCTCCATGGCGGCATGCAAAGCGCCGGTCATGCCGACGACGATTTCGTGCAGTACCGTGTCGATCTGGGGCCGGTGACGGTACTGGCCCTAGACACGCAGTCGCCGCCCAACGCGGGCGGCCATTTGTGCGAGGCACGGCTGGCTTGGCTCGACGCGCAGTTGCAGGCTTGCGCCGGGCGTCCGACGATCATTGCGATGCATCATCCGCCGTTCGATACCGGCATCGAATTCATGGACGGGCTCGGCCTCTCGGTGCAAGGTCGCGAGGGCTTTGCGGCCGTCGTGTCACGGTACCGTCACATCGAGCGCGTGATCTGCGGCCATCTGCATCGCAGCATTCACGCGGTAGTGCCGGGCGCTCCGGGCGTCATGGCCAGCACTTGCGTTTCGACCGCGCACCAGATCTCACTGGGGCTGGCACCCGGTGCCCCCGGATCGATCACGCTGGAGCCGCCGGGCTTCGCCATGCACCTGTGGCAGCCGGGCGCTGGGGTGCGTACGCATCTGGCCTACGTGGGTCCGTTCGACGGCCCGTTCACCTTTGACGGTGCGTTGGTCTCCTGA
- a CDS encoding PelD GGDEF domain-containing protein yields the protein MTTATPNDAEPARDAHAPARVRRSQPLGNLGVWGRWLAPAVARPFAVLEIVGVMALAVFVAWEFRPEDPLLRTAQFPWLWLVALVTALRYGALAGAGSGAMLALAWVLLCGRAGEVFPIGYFAGGMTAVLVAGHFCDVWSYRTRGAHSINAYLNDRLVAITHNHYLLRVSHERLERDLLARPVTLRDAITRLRDLTVRRAGDAHTNGAPLPNAQPMLEFAALTCQIEVASLFPVRGDRLGTTALARVGESFEPIADDPLVQHCLREGTLTHVRTDDAASDASPYLACAPLVDADGQLVSVLIVRRMPFLALNHDNLQLLLVLLAYYADGVAQQPLVTEVRASVPEAPYDFALELGRLARLKRASSIESSLVALVFPRGARGDSLFEQTVRQRRALDALWTLGTPRQQIAIALMPITDEHGIDGYLLRVENLLRQQYGVDFQSAHIAVHTAHVDPDAPGEGLLKLVERCVGHG from the coding sequence GTGACAACCGCCACGCCCAACGACGCCGAGCCGGCACGCGATGCCCATGCACCCGCGCGCGTTCGCCGCTCGCAACCGCTCGGCAATCTCGGCGTGTGGGGCCGCTGGCTCGCCCCCGCCGTCGCGCGTCCGTTCGCAGTGCTGGAAATCGTGGGTGTCATGGCGCTGGCAGTCTTCGTCGCCTGGGAATTCCGGCCGGAAGACCCGTTGCTGCGCACCGCGCAGTTCCCGTGGCTGTGGCTCGTCGCGTTGGTGACGGCGCTGCGCTATGGGGCGCTGGCGGGTGCGGGCAGCGGCGCCATGCTCGCGCTGGCATGGGTTCTCCTGTGCGGCCGTGCGGGCGAGGTCTTCCCGATCGGTTACTTCGCCGGCGGCATGACCGCCGTACTCGTGGCCGGTCACTTCTGCGACGTCTGGTCCTATCGCACCCGCGGCGCACACAGCATCAATGCGTATCTGAACGACCGGCTGGTCGCGATCACCCACAACCACTATCTGCTGCGTGTCTCGCATGAACGGCTGGAGCGTGACCTGCTCGCCCGGCCCGTAACTTTGCGTGACGCGATCACGCGTTTGCGCGACTTGACGGTGCGGCGAGCGGGTGACGCGCACACGAACGGTGCGCCGCTCCCGAACGCCCAGCCGATGCTCGAGTTCGCAGCGCTCACGTGTCAGATCGAAGTGGCATCGCTGTTCCCCGTGCGTGGTGATCGGCTCGGCACGACGGCGTTGGCACGTGTGGGCGAGAGCTTCGAGCCCATTGCCGACGACCCGCTGGTTCAGCATTGCCTTCGCGAAGGCACGTTGACCCACGTGCGCACCGATGACGCTGCCAGCGACGCGAGCCCTTATCTCGCGTGTGCGCCGCTGGTCGATGCCGACGGGCAACTGGTGAGCGTGCTGATCGTGCGCCGCATGCCGTTTCTCGCGCTCAATCACGACAACCTCCAACTGTTGCTGGTGCTGCTGGCGTATTACGCCGACGGCGTGGCGCAGCAGCCGCTCGTGACCGAAGTGCGTGCCTCGGTGCCCGAGGCGCCGTATGACTTCGCGCTGGAGCTGGGCCGTCTTGCGCGGCTCAAACGGGCCAGCAGTATCGAATCGTCGCTGGTCGCGCTGGTGTTCCCGCGCGGGGCGCGCGGCGACTCATTGTTCGAACAGACCGTGCGGCAGCGGCGCGCGCTCGACGCGTTGTGGACGTTGGGCACGCCGCGGCAGCAGATCGCCATCGCGTTGATGCCGATCACCGACGAGCATGGCATCGACGGCTATCTGTTGCGGGTGGAAAACCTCCTGCGCCAGCAGTACGGTGTCGATTTTCAGAGCGCCCATATCGCCGTACACACCGCGCATGTCGATCCGGATGCGCCGGGCGAAGGGTTGCTGAAACTGGTCGAGCGGTGCGTCGGTCATGGCTGA